From the genome of Nocardia sp. NBC_01503, one region includes:
- a CDS encoding dipeptidase, whose protein sequence is MTEDALRTAVRELMPRAKTDLTELVSYKSVYDARQFPVEECVKAAQWVADAFAAEGLTDVGLHETPDGSNAVIARYPAPPGAPTVMLYCHYDVQPPLGDDAWQTPVWELTEQADGRWYGRGSADCKGNIVTHLTALRALRKVLGDKYPVGITLVAEGSEEQGTGGLEAFVPKNVDLLRSDTLLICDCGNFAVGVPTFTQTLRGNVNVLVTIETLDGPLHSGMFGGPAPDALAALIHVLASLRDADGNTTVDGLPNDQKWDGVQYPENQFRADANVLDGVDIVGGGTVSDMVWARPALTVLGMDVPPVVGSSAAIQPKARARLNLRIPPGVEPQDALKALTAHLESHTPWHAEVTIETEATGSPFRAATDGPARKAMEAAFAASYGRAATTEGQGGSIPLCNVFADTYPNAEIMLMGVEEPKCLIHAPNESVDPSEIEHMALAEALFLASYAK, encoded by the coding sequence ATGACCGAAGACGCCCTGCGCACCGCCGTGCGCGAACTCATGCCGCGCGCGAAAACCGATCTGACCGAATTGGTTTCGTACAAATCCGTCTACGACGCCCGGCAGTTCCCGGTCGAGGAGTGTGTGAAGGCCGCACAGTGGGTCGCGGATGCCTTTGCCGCCGAGGGGCTTACGGATGTGGGTTTGCACGAGACGCCGGATGGCAGCAATGCGGTGATCGCGCGCTATCCCGCGCCGCCCGGTGCGCCGACGGTCATGCTGTACTGCCACTACGATGTGCAGCCGCCGCTCGGTGACGATGCCTGGCAGACGCCGGTCTGGGAACTGACCGAGCAAGCGGACGGGCGCTGGTACGGGCGCGGTAGCGCGGACTGTAAAGGCAATATCGTCACGCACCTGACCGCGCTGCGGGCGCTGCGAAAAGTGTTGGGGGACAAGTACCCCGTGGGTATCACCCTGGTTGCCGAGGGCTCGGAGGAGCAGGGCACCGGTGGCCTCGAGGCGTTCGTTCCGAAGAATGTGGACCTGCTGCGGTCGGACACGCTGCTCATCTGCGACTGCGGCAATTTCGCGGTCGGCGTGCCCACCTTCACCCAGACCCTGCGCGGCAATGTGAATGTGCTCGTCACCATCGAAACCCTCGATGGGCCACTGCATTCCGGTATGTTCGGCGGACCCGCGCCCGATGCCCTCGCCGCGCTCATCCACGTCCTGGCCAGCCTGCGCGACGCGGACGGCAACACCACCGTCGACGGCCTCCCCAATGATCAGAAGTGGGATGGGGTGCAGTACCCGGAGAACCAATTCCGCGCCGACGCCAATGTGCTCGACGGTGTGGATATCGTCGGCGGCGGCACCGTCTCCGATATGGTCTGGGCGCGACCGGCTCTCACGGTGCTGGGTATGGATGTGCCCCCGGTGGTCGGCTCCTCGGCCGCCATCCAGCCCAAAGCCCGGGCCCGCCTCAACCTGCGCATCCCGCCCGGCGTGGAACCGCAGGACGCGCTGAAAGCCCTTACCGCGCACCTGGAATCGCATACGCCCTGGCATGCCGAGGTCACCATCGAGACCGAGGCCACCGGCTCACCCTTCCGCGCCGCGACCGACGGACCCGCCCGCAAGGCGATGGAAGCCGCCTTCGCCGCGTCCTACGGCCGTGCGGCCACCACCGAAGGTCAGGGCGGTTCCATCCCGCTCTGCAATGTCTTCGCCGACACCTATCCGAATGCGGAGATCATGCTGATGGGCGTCGAGGAACCGAAATGCCTGATCCACGCTCCGAACGAGAGCGTGGATCCCTCCGAGATCGAGCATATGGCGCTGGCCGAGGCTCTGTTCTTGGCGTCCTACGCCAAGTAG
- a CDS encoding APC family permease translates to MASTTTTVAKGTATKYISWVTLALMTTSSVASLRSSPTMAVYGLACVFLYLLPALLFLLPTAFVAAELASGWAGGVYKWVGEGLSQPMGFLAVWCQFAMTIFYYPSLLAYVASTFAYIINPSLAADGTYVAIVIIVIYWAGVFVSSQGTKTVAGLSSMGLIIGTLIPGVLLVVLGLVFLAQGNPSAAPMDAGHLLPAWTGLASLVLIVNNFLSYAGMEMNAVHVSTLQDPGKEYPKAMALAVALVLVIFIVPAVVISWVVPSQNLSLTAGVMQAFDGFFNHFHIGFLTPILGVMLVAAALGGMLTWLAGPSKGLLLIGRKEGYLPPVLTRVNKHGVQQNMLVAQGVVTTLLALLYAFIPDVSSAYWILSVITTQVYLIMYVLMFAAAIQLRRKQPDHPRGYRAPALIALCGLGTVSSIAAFLIGFVPPSQYGSGGALGYVLLIGLGMGVVGLLIPFLFFKFRKPGWKIAVPEEALA, encoded by the coding sequence ATGGCAAGCACGACCACTACGGTCGCGAAAGGTACTGCCACCAAATACATCTCGTGGGTGACCCTGGCGCTCATGACCACCAGCTCGGTGGCGAGTCTGCGCTCCTCGCCCACCATGGCCGTGTACGGGCTGGCGTGTGTATTCCTGTACCTGCTGCCCGCGCTGTTGTTCCTGCTGCCGACGGCTTTCGTCGCAGCCGAGCTGGCCTCGGGATGGGCTGGCGGGGTGTACAAGTGGGTCGGTGAGGGGCTGTCCCAGCCCATGGGGTTCCTGGCGGTGTGGTGTCAGTTCGCCATGACCATCTTCTACTATCCGAGCCTATTGGCCTATGTGGCAAGCACTTTCGCCTACATCATCAATCCGTCGCTGGCGGCCGACGGCACCTATGTGGCCATCGTCATCATCGTCATCTATTGGGCGGGCGTATTCGTCTCCTCGCAGGGCACCAAAACCGTTGCGGGACTGTCGAGTATGGGGCTGATCATCGGCACGCTGATCCCGGGTGTGCTGCTGGTGGTGCTCGGCCTGGTCTTCCTGGCGCAGGGCAATCCGTCGGCCGCGCCCATGGATGCCGGGCATCTGCTGCCCGCCTGGACCGGACTGGCCAGCCTGGTGCTCATCGTCAACAACTTCCTGTCCTATGCGGGCATGGAGATGAACGCGGTGCACGTATCCACGCTGCAGGATCCGGGGAAGGAGTATCCGAAGGCCATGGCGCTGGCGGTGGCCCTGGTGCTGGTCATCTTCATCGTGCCCGCCGTGGTGATCAGCTGGGTGGTGCCGTCGCAGAATCTGAGCCTGACCGCCGGTGTCATGCAGGCGTTCGACGGTTTCTTCAATCACTTCCACATCGGTTTCCTGACACCGATTCTGGGCGTCATGCTGGTGGCGGCGGCGCTGGGCGGCATGCTCACCTGGCTGGCCGGACCGTCCAAGGGGCTGCTGCTCATCGGGCGCAAGGAGGGGTATCTGCCGCCCGTCCTGACCCGGGTGAACAAGCATGGGGTGCAACAGAACATGCTGGTCGCGCAGGGTGTGGTGACCACGCTGCTGGCCCTGCTCTATGCCTTCATTCCGGATGTCTCCAGTGCGTACTGGATTCTGTCGGTGATCACCACACAGGTGTATCTGATCATGTACGTGCTCATGTTCGCCGCGGCTATCCAGTTGCGGCGCAAGCAACCCGATCATCCGCGCGGGTATCGCGCGCCCGCGCTCATCGCACTCTGCGGGCTCGGGACGGTCTCGTCCATCGCGGCGTTCCTCATCGGCTTCGTACCGCCCTCGCAGTACGGCAGCGGAGGGGCGCTCGGATATGTGCTGCTCATCGGGCTCGGTATGGGCGTGGTCGGCCTGCTGATTCCGTTCCTGTTCTTCAAGTTCCGCAAACCGGGCTGGAAGATCGCGGTCCCCGAGGAGGCGCTGGCATGA
- a CDS encoding glutaminase, with translation MDYQNVIGQVMSAAAPHIGEGAVADYIPGLAAVDPKQFGIAVATAEGQVYGDGDVGVPFAIESISKVFALALVLSRKGTVIWDRVRREPSGMPFNDLIELELERGIPRNPYINPGAIVVADQLLFDTGDAVAALRDLFRAETGNRALDVDSVIAESELRSGERNRAIGYLMSSFGNMRNPVELALDHYFRQCSFDITCTELAKAGLLVARHGLRADGSRLLERADARHLTALMTTCGTYDAAGEFAYRVGLPCKSGVGGAILAVVPDRCSIAVWGPGLDPKGNSVTGGVALEAFARATGFSVF, from the coding sequence ATGGACTATCAGAATGTCATAGGACAGGTGATGTCCGCCGCAGCGCCACACATCGGTGAAGGTGCGGTCGCCGATTACATTCCGGGTCTGGCCGCAGTCGATCCCAAACAGTTCGGCATTGCCGTCGCCACCGCCGAAGGGCAGGTCTACGGCGATGGTGACGTGGGGGTTCCCTTTGCGATAGAGAGTATTTCCAAGGTTTTCGCGCTCGCGCTGGTGTTGTCGCGCAAGGGCACCGTCATCTGGGATCGGGTGCGGCGGGAGCCCTCGGGTATGCCGTTCAATGACCTCATCGAGCTGGAGTTGGAGCGGGGGATTCCGCGTAACCCGTATATCAACCCCGGTGCAATTGTGGTAGCTGATCAATTGCTGTTCGATACCGGCGATGCCGTTGCCGCACTGCGGGATCTCTTCCGCGCCGAGACCGGAAACCGGGCCCTCGATGTCGACAGCGTCATTGCCGAATCCGAACTGCGCAGCGGTGAACGCAATCGCGCCATCGGCTATCTCATGTCCAGTTTCGGCAATATGCGCAATCCGGTGGAGTTGGCGCTGGACCACTATTTCCGGCAGTGCTCGTTCGACATCACCTGTACCGAGTTGGCCAAGGCCGGACTCCTGGTCGCCCGGCACGGCCTGCGTGCCGACGGCAGCCGTTTGCTGGAACGCGCGGATGCTCGCCATCTCACCGCGCTCATGACCACCTGCGGCACCTATGACGCGGCGGGTGAGTTCGCCTACCGGGTCGGATTGCCGTGCAAGAGTGGGGTCGGCGGCGCGATCCTGGCCGTCGTACCCGATCGCTGCTCGATTGCTGTCTGGGGCCCCGGCCTCGACCCGAAGGGTAATTCGGTTACCGGTGGGGTCGCGCTGGAGGCATTCGCGCGCGCCACCGGGTTCTCGGTGTTCTGA